The nucleotide window CAGGGACTTCAGTTGACAAAAGAAGACATATTTGTGTCAAACTGTAGACTGGCAGAAATTAATCTTTCTCATCAGCCAACACTCAGAAATGGAAAACTTAAATTAGCCAACAAGCATCAGGAGATGGAAAAACTGATCATCAGCGTTCAAGCCAAACAAGACCAACTTTGTAAGATTGACACTAACAACAGATGCTctgtatactgtacataaaTGTTGACACATTTATGGGCATGTGTGTGCCATACAATCCTAATTACCATTGTTACCCTCTTGATGTTGAACTCTACTGTTCTGTTATTGTCAATAGCAGCCTTGTTAGAAGGTCACATGCTCAAGATGGCTCACGGGCTGCTCCTTAAAAAGATAGAACAGAACGACGAACATGGTGAGGTAAGgaacatatataatatatataccaGTATATAGGAAATACTGAATTTACGTTTATAGTAGCAGTAATCCAATGTAATTCCAAATGCTTTATGTTAATAGTCTAAAAGATCATTAATGTAATTTTCAACCAACAGGTTTTCTTTCAGAAATTTGTGGAGGGGAGAATGTCCGTGGAGAAGTTCTTAGGGCGCTTTCAGAACTCCAGATGTCTGCATCACATCCGACTGGTTCAGGCAGTGAAGACCCAGGACATCTTGGAACCTACACCAAAGGAACACCAGATATCTACTGAGACTCACAATAGTGAGCGTTTTCCTCTGGTCTACCCCTATAACCCACCTGACACCTGTCGTGTTCACTACAGCCTCGTGCCTTTTGTTATTCTGCCGAACTTCTACCACCCATACTCCTCCATTCCATTTCTTCCTCCATTTCTACCCCCTTTGAGTGGCTATGTAGACAGTGCTCAACTTCTACAGCCTAGGGCCTTGGATTTTCACCAAACATCCCAACATGTACGCCCTCGAGTTCATGAACAGACGCCTAGGTGGCCAGCGAGACCTGCCCGTCTACAAAAACTCAACTTACCAACAAGACATCAGCAGCAGAAACCACGTTAGAGAGAAAGGATTGAACGGTTTTCACCGAGATAATAGCATCCCATGGTTGCAAAGTTTGAAAAAGACTTTTCCTTTGACATGACTCTgcaatattttttgggggggagtcTGTGTGGTTTTGGTTGGGCTTGCTCCATGCAGTCTCATTCTGTGTCCTTAGGTCAGGAGGAACTGTCTTGAATCAACTGTGTTTAAGTGCAGTGGGTCACAGGGTGAACTTGAACTCCTCACACCACCTGATATCTCAGATCGGCTGTCCATAGAGCCTCCTGCCAAGTGTAACCATGGACCATGACTCAGACTGCCTAATGCTTGCGTCTTTTAACCAAACACCTGTTTATGACACACTGTTCTGGAGGATGTTAATCGTCACATTCAGAGAATAACTTCCTCCGTTTTAAAAACTGACTACTGAGCTGTCttggtttctctctttctagtaTGTATTAACTTACCGATTCACCCGGTCGCCATTTGGGTTAGTCGGGGTGTCACAGGCCCTGATAACCTCACCACACTAGTTAGACCTCAGAGAGAAGCTAGCTGCTTTATAGGAGGTGATTAGCCAAGCAACATATTTGAAAGCCTTTGTTCGACAGCGGACTTAAGTTACATCTATGTCAGCAGCCCCTATTGTTCGAAGAACCCCAAAGTGGCCAATTTTCTCATCTGTCAGCTAATCATTACCTGCCTGTCAACCCAACTCTACATCTCTGTATAACTGCTTTCTTGGGTGAGGTAAAAGGGACTCTGAGCCTGATCTGGATGCCTAATGAACTACAAATAATCCTAATTACTAAAGAAGGGCAATGAGTTCAACCAACCTATTCCCTTATTGGTGCCTGAGGTCAAAGTCGTGAATACAGAAGACGTATGATAACAGCAGGTGCAGTAAAGGCCTGCCAAGGCTTTTGCAAACTGCAATAGGGCAAGTACCTGAGTGTGCTACCTTCCTAAAAACACCATGTAGGGATTCCGTGGTGTCTCTGGTGTGATGCAATATGTATTGAGTAACACTTTGACATGTTCAGTTATGTCAGAATAAATGTAGGGCAGCAGCTGTGCATGAGCAAGCACCTACTAATAAATCCAAACTTTTAACACCAAGCAGAAACTGCATGACATTGTTATATTCAGATGTTTTTTCCTTCTATTGTTAGGAAACATCACTTTAATAATACAAGATTTAATCCAGATAAATTCTGAACAAAGTGTTCCATTTATACTTCATTCTCTAGAAAGTGTGCCTGGTAAAAATTCATATGTACAGTAGAAAGGTAAATTTTTCAAGTAATCAAGACAACAGATCAGAGCATAAGAGCAGTAACGCACATTGTAAAAGGTAGAGTGCAAATGTACAACTTCATATAATTCATACTTCTTTGGCtataataaaaatacatataaaacaATCATACGCAATAAGTTAACTCCATTCCCTACAGTACATATTTTACGTGATTTGCTTAATTGCACATTATCTTGACTGACATCTACTGGACATCCAGGTTTTCCACCTGACATCAACTTTCACTGTAGATTTCATGAATCAGTCTCTTCATCCCACCAATTTACAGGAATCGACAGCTGTTTCTATTGGCCAGCACTATTACCCCCTTGGTCCATACAATACAGAGGGGACACAACCCCTGCTGAAGCAAACACACCATACAGCAGTGATCTGTAACTGGTTCCTCCACTGGTTCTGCTCTGCCAACCCAGGCAGTCAAAGCCTCATATTTGTTCCACTGTGTCATTGTTTAAGATGGCTTCATATCGACAACCACTTCCCTGGATGAGCTCATATGGGGGACTCCCAGGACTGTTGGGCTCTCATGGCAGCTCTCTTGATTTGCTCATAGGAAACAAACATCACAATGTTCCAGGAGCCAAGGCGAAGAAACGAGGGCATAAACCTAAAGTATGTAAACAAAAATGAGTAATCTTTCATTTTTTGATGTGCCTGAATTATAAAATGTTAATAATCAGATAGCTAGTGCTTCTGATTTTGATATTTTACATATTACGCACCCTTTATAGAATGCCTTAGGCCCCTCTTTGGTCAGCATGGTGTACGCACAGTTACTAGCACTGCTGTACTGTGCCGTTGTGGAGTTCATAAACCGAGTTTTTACCACATCCACAGGAGACGCTACAACTGTGGTAAAGAATCCAGCACCAAAGGCTGCTGTGAAATGGCAGGGTAGGTTATCTATAAAACACAAAGTAGAAGACCAACAACACATATACTTATTAGAAACATTGATGTTTTCAATCTTGAGACTTTGATCAAGTTTAAGATGTGCACTGCTTCCATCTTCCAAATTACCGGTCATGAAGTCATGCTTGAGGATGAGTTCCTTAATGATGTCATAGGTCACCAGCTCTGCACAGTTTACAATGGCGTTGCGGGTTATATTTGGCATGCAGCCTACAAGGGAAATGGCAGTACAGTAAATACTCTATAATAATcacatgtacatttttataatgacAAAAAGCAAGTCCTTAGTTATATTTCACCTTTCCAGAGCCCTCTGATGCCCTCTTCCCTGGCTATCGTCCTGTAGGCATCCATGGTGCCATTGTATCTCTTCACTGAGTCCATGTCTGGCAGTCTGACTTGAGCCTGAAAGCGCACCTTCACCACATCTGTGGGCTGAGCAAAGGCTACAGCCATGGCCCCTGTGCTACAGCCTGCCAGCAGCCGGATGCCGATACCTCCATCTGCAAGACGACAAACAAAGACATGAAACGAAAGCTATTTTTCACTGACATTAATTTCAACACACTGAGCTAAACTGAACCTAGGATCATTCGTGGCCGTACTGTCTGATCCCCGTGTGTAGAACTGCTTCATGGAGTCGTAGAGGCCGATGCGGACGGATGCAAAGCTCATCTGTCTCTGCAGTCCTGCTACCAGGCCGTTGTAGAGGCTCCTCGCCCCCTCGGTCTTCACCATGGTGCTGATGGTGCCAAACACCCCTCTGTACTTCaccaccttccctccctccaaggACTTTGATTCTCCTTGAATCTAAAGCAAACACAAGCATGAGCGCAAGGGTTAACTTCTCCTTTGAAGACAAAATTCAATGAAGACAATTCAATCAAGCACATTTCAGTAAATAATGACTGTGCAAACGTTTGCGTCATCATGGTTAAACATTCTAAATGGTATCCTGTGAATGTGTGAAAGTATTTTTTTGCCCTCTCTTACCTGAAGCCTAACTTTGGCTGTGTCCAAAGGAAAGGTGATGAGATCTGCTACACAGGCAGCTGTTCCTGCTCCAAAGAACTTGACTGTTGCCGTAGGAGCTAAGTCTTTGGGTTTTACCGCAACCATGATTGATCTGCTATTAATACAGTATGCTTGCAGAAATATGGAAGGTCTTCCTGGTTGTATAACAGACTGTTTGTGGTTGAATCCCTCTGTCAGTCCCTGAATATAATGACACAAATATACTTTAATTTATGGATGCTATAATAAACAGTCAGACAAACTATTGGCAGGCTACTATGATTAGTCACACCTACCCAAAGAGTAAAACTCAAGTTTCAGGTAATGAGAAGTGTCTGTCTTGAAAGTAATTTTGTCCTGATTGGTCTTGCCATAAAGAATTCCAAAACAGCATGTCAAATTTCACCATGAGAGTAGAAAATGGTATCCTACAAGCCTAATGATTTGAAAAGTGATGGAAACAAGTGTATTTAAAGTCTTCAACAGATCCACTACCTGAGATTTTAATCCGAAAAATGAATAATTTCAGGTTGGGTGTTTTTTTCCAAGGTGCACCGCTTCTTGCTCAGTGAGAGTTGTTGTCACACCAGCTTGCTTCCAGTTGAGTTTTTATAGCCGTCCTGCCGTACTTGCATGACACGTTGACCTGAGAAGAACGCGCCAGCCCGTGCGTGTGGCACGACCGTTTGTGAAGCTCTAAACATAACTCGACCACAGAACAATGGTTACTTGAGccgtaatttttttaaatatgccACAAAAACATGGCAATGAACCTCGCGACTTAACATAAGATTGAATTCTtcctaaatacatttttttttctgaaatcCAAATGCTTTCTGCTCAACGACTTCGTATTTTAGCTACATAGGACACAATGGCAACCGGTAGTGCACAtcctatataaaaaaataacttGAATCCAATGCTATAGAATTAGCGAAGACCATATCCTATATAGCATGGCTTTGTCGCCACCCCTCAGCCAATCCATTAGGCTTGCTGATTCAGGTGTGACGTCTGGCTGCTGCatattttcttttacatttcGGTAACCTCACAGTGTTAAGTTACAGAACATGGGCGTGCGTGTCAGGATCACAAAGGTTGAGAACGGACAAGGTTCGACTCACTGTAAACAACACTACAAACCCACTTCTGCATCGTTGTcaccacaaaaaaaactgaTGGGTCCAGTTCACACTCGTTTCTGGTAAATCATATAGAATAACTCTACAGATTACTTATACATATTAAAGTTTTATTACTTAAAACAGACAAGTTACTGTACAGATTATTATTTTACATAATTGCAAAGCACTATACTGCCAGTTTATTAGGTCATAACCTGTAAACTTGTTAAAATGTTAATGCTAAATGGCAATTGGTACAAGTGCTAATGTTTTTCACTAAAATGAGCTGCAAATATCTTGGCTATTCTTTTGGTCTCTTCTTTCTTCATGGAAGATGGCGGTATGCTAGGCCTGGGTCTAGGTGCTCGTCTGTAGGGAATCCCCTGCTGAACAAGACTATCTTTCTGGAAAACAGAAGACATCAATTACAGAAACATAATGATCCATTTGGACACTAATGCACGCAGTAACAGGTGGATTTGTTTCCCATGAATGCCCTTCTAATAGAAAACCCATTTGCACAAAACGGACTGTGTACATACTATGGTACAAATGAGTAAAACCAACATTATCAATCACATTGAAAAGGGCTAGTTACACTTGAAGGCGGCACACTACCAGTGGCTGGCTGGAACCAGTTTCCTTGACATGTCCTGTGAACTCTGCCACTTACCACAGCGTGATAAACAACTATATCTACACCCCTCCTTGAAACAGGACACTGGCATGTCTGACGCAGGCACACGTTTCCATCTCCATACTTGCTCAGTAGTCAGGAGTACTCTAGTCCACAGTAGCTGCTGAGCCCTATCCTGTTCACCTTTACCATACAAAACCTGTCCAGTAATTACTTTGCTTTCAGTTTAACAGGCACATTGATGAAGATTGTAGACACATGGCAAAACTCCACTGTAGTCTACTAATCatagtaaaataataataaaaagttgAGTGGTATGAGTTGTACAatatcatacatttattttctgcCCTGTTGCAGACAAAATCTAAGAGCTAAATATAGTCGGGCCCTCAATTACTTTTTACTGACATCTGTTACACATGTGAAGCCAAATAGACACGAGGACCTGCTAATAAAATACACCCTCCTTGCTATAAGCATGATGACGGAAGGGATATGACACTGCAAATGTAAGAGCACACACTCTGGCCCCTGTATCAGTCATCAGACCCTGCCAAAACTACTGAGCTACCTACAATAGCTCTGCCACTCAACTGTACTGAACCATCCATGTCCTAGAACTGGCTGGCCTAGGCTATAGTCTTACtgtagaggagaaaagagggttGAATGAGAGCAGAAGGTTGCTACCGTGGCAACTGAAAAGTGTACATTTGTGTGGATGTTTTTTGGACTCACAGGGAAGGCCGGGGCTAGACGTAAGGCTCTCATGGAAGCTTCAAGGTGATGGGGTGGGAGAAAGAAATTTGGGATTTCTACAGGGTCAGAACTGGAGGCAAACGGTTGAGGAAAACAGCAAATAACAAACACCCACAGTGTTTCAATAAATACATCTCAAGTTCTAAATATTAGCTGGGATATGTCCAGTAAACAACTCTGCGCTGGACAAAGGATACTGCAGTAGcattccatctccctcctcaggGGATCTCACTGAGCAGGTATCAGATGTCCTTGTGGTGTATTCTGGGTTGAGGGACATCATGGTGTCCTCATCTTCTGAGCTGCCGCCTCTGTCCCCACGAGCCCTGTTGGGTGTGTCTTCAGAGGACATCGaggggacagaaagaggagCCGCACCAGAATCCTGGGGCTCCAGAGGTCCTACCTCATCAGGAGTTTGACGTGTCCTCGCgcctcctctgtctgtgtcagaGTCGTCCGTTTCTGAACCGTCTGAGCGGTCAGAGTGAAAACGTTCACTGTCCTTCACTATGGCTGCTTGAGAACCACCTGAGCTCCAGGACTGTAGGTTGGTCATCTGGGTCCCCACACCCAcccctgcctcttcctctgGGGACAAGTCTGAGGGGTGAGAGGCTCCGTCTCTGGAAGGCTGCTCCTCGGGGGCCTCCATACTCTCCAGAGAGCCCAGGTCAGGGTCTGACAGCAGGCTGGTCCAGGGGCTGGTCCTGTCTGTTAACGAGGTCACTTCATTTAGAGGTCGAGGTTCTACTACCGTCTCCTCATAATCTccatcctcctcgtcctcctctcccatctcctgtCCACAACCTCCTCCATCGTCATCAATTTCATCCTCAGAGGAGGGGGCCTTCTGGAGGTTgtagtcctcctcttcctggtcctcAGCCTGGGATTCACTGTGCTGCTCAGACGGGccaggcgggggggaggggagaggagactcCTCCACCAGGGGAGAGTGGGTGGTTTTGCGGAAACATGGAAGACCATTAGGGCAGGGTTCAGAGGTGAAGGACTGGTTGTCAGGAACTGGAGGGGTTGCTGGGAAGCACTGAGGGACGGAGGATACTGTCTCCATGTGACTGCTCTGTAGACCTAGATATGGGGAACAGGGTGAGGTGGGTTTAGTTCCATGCACAAAAGGAAGTCACACCAAGCTATTCAATTACAACAATAAATGGTAATCCCTGAAATGAATGAAAAAGAACATTTAAAGAACAAAAAGTCCTATTTAAAGTAAAGCTTTGCAAAGCATGTTGGTGTCACAGGTGTCGTGGTGTCACTCTCATTACacattttcccctctctctcttgcccacaCTGGGGTTCAAACTCGGGGTAATCCTGACTCACGCACGCAACGACCACCTCTCATAAACACAGCTTTAGCCAACGACGCCACCGAAAAGGTCGCTTTTCGATGGCTCACGTAGGCAGTATTtatactgaggagtgagtttaactaGCTTGGTGACACCATTATGGA belongs to Hypomesus transpacificus isolate Combined female chromosome 15, fHypTra1, whole genome shotgun sequence and includes:
- the LOC124477969 gene encoding vacuolar protein sorting-associated protein 37D-like, with translation MHSNRDAKLMSGNFSRLRTSELRQLLNDDQKMSRIIRLSKKFQGLQLTKEDIFVSNCRLAEINLSHQPTLRNGKLKLANKHQEMEKLIISVQAKQDQLSLLEGHMLKMAHGLLLKKIEQNDEHGEVFFQKFVEGRMSVEKFLGRFQNSRCLHHIRLVQAVKTQDILEPTPKEHQISTETHNSERFPLVYPYNPPDTCRVHYSLTVLNFYSLGPWIFTKHPNMYALEFMNRRLGGQRDLPVYKNSTYQQDISSRNHVRRNCLESTVFKCSGSQGELELLTPPDISDRLSIEPPAKCNHGP
- the LOC124478022 gene encoding mitochondrial uncoupling protein 2-like encodes the protein MVAVKPKDLAPTATVKFFGAGTAACVADLITFPLDTAKVRLQIQGESKSLEGGKVVKYRGVFGTISTMVKTEGARSLYNGLVAGLQRQMSFASVRIGLYDSMKQFYTRGSDNGGIGIRLLAGCSTGAMAVAFAQPTDVVKVRFQAQVRLPDMDSVKRYNGTMDAYRTIAREEGIRGLWKGCMPNITRNAIVNCAELVTYDIIKELILKHDFMTDNLPCHFTAAFGAGFFTTVVASPVDVVKTRFMNSTTAQYSSASNCAYTMLTKEGPKAFYKGFMPSFLRLGSWNIVMFVSYEQIKRAAMRAQQSWESPI